CGGACAGGTGGATCGTCGCGGACCTGGACCAGTGTTGGTAACAGGATTGTTGATGATGCTGGGAGGGGCGCTGCTTTCGCTGGGGACGCCGTTGTCATGTAAACTCGGCGGGCTGGGGCTGTTTACGTGCGGCTTTTTTACGACCCATGCTACGGCCAGCGGCTGGGTAGGGCGGTTGTGCCGCGGCGATAAGGCGCAGGCTGCCTCGTTATATTTGTTTTTCTACTATTTCGGAGCCAGCGTGATTGGTACGGGGAGCGGCGTTTTTCTGGACAGCGCCGGCTGGCCGGGGGTAATTGCGGTCACGGGAGTCCTTTTGTCAGGAGCTCTTTGGCTGGCGTGGCGTCAGTGGCGGTATTTGCGCTAGAGCCGTTGAGTCAGTCTGGAGAAACTACGGTTTTTCTTGTCGCTTACTGGAAGCTTGTTGCCGTCTTGCCTTTCTTTCTTGACGGCGGCAGGCTCCTTTGTTATAGTTGGGATAAGAAAATATAAATAAGTGGAGCAGGTGTCCCTAAGGGGCTTAATAGGGAAGTTCGGTGTGATGCCGACGCGGTCCCGCCACTGTAATGGGGAGCAAGTCCGTAGAATGCCACTGGGATTTTCCTGGGAAGGCCGGATGAGCGAAGAACCAGAGCCAGGAGAACTGCCTGTTTGACAATCACCGCTAGTACCTACGAGTGATGGGGAGGAGATTGCAGACAGCTTGTGTTCCGCTGGCCAGCGGTTCGCCTGCCAGAAAGCAATCTTAGAATTCATCAACCCGGCGGTGCCGGGATTTTTTTGTTTATAAAAGAACGGTTCTTCTGTTCAAGAAAGGAAGTACTTTGGTGAAAGTAAGAAGTTTCGTTCTGGCATCGCTGTTTCTAGCGTTGCTGGTTTTCATAGCTGGCTGCGGTTCTTCACCTACAGCGCCTGCAGCAGTAAAAGAAAGCGATTTTTCGTTTCAAGATGATACCGGGCGGACGCTGGAGCTAGCGAAAAAGCCGGTTCGCATCGTCGTACTGACGCCGTCGCTGCTAGAACCGCTCTATGCGGTAGGCGGCCAGGCGGTGGGACGGTCGGCGTCGCGCTTAGGAGACATTCCAGATGCCGCCAAAGCGTTGCCTGAGGTTGGCTTTGCGTACCAGATCAACAGCGAAGCCGTCTTAGCGCTATCGCCGGATTTAGTGCTGGGGTTCCAGGGGATGCATGAAAACTTAATCCTTCTTTTCCAAAATGCCGGTGTACCGGTGGCGTTGCTGCGGCTGAAAGGCTATGAGGATTTGCTGCGCAACATTCGTTTATTAGGAAAGTTGAGCGGTGAGGAAGCCAAGGCGCAAGCGGAAGTGGCTCGCTTGGAGACGGCAAAGGAAGCGCTGCAAAAAAAACTGCCCCAGGCGGCCAAGCGCGTGGTCATTCTCCACGCCACGGCCAAACAGGTGACGGTGGAGCTGCCCAACAGTCTGACGGGAGACATGGCAAACTTGCTCCAGGTGCAGAATGTGGCCGCTGGCTCTCAGGGCCTGGCGGCGGATGCAACCGCTGTCCCGTATAGCTTGGAAACCTTGGTGCAGCAGGACCCGGACATGATTTTGATAACTTCTATGGGCAGCACTAAAGATATTGAAAAACGCATGCGCGACGACGTCATGGCCAGCCCGGCTTGGTCCTCTTTGCGGGCCGTGCAAAATGGACAGCTGTTCTTTTTGCCGCCGGAATGGTTTCAGGTGCATCCGGGCTTGAAATATGACGCCGCGTTGCTGCGGTTGGCGCAGACAATTTACCCGGAGGTCTACGGTCATGCGCCCTGATGCAGCGGCCAGGCGTGCCTGGCGATGGCCGATCTTAGCCTTTTTTGCGTTGTTGGCAGTGGGGGCTTGCCTTTTGGGAACGGTCAAAGGCGCGGCAGGGCTTTCTTTACCGGAGGTGTGGCAGGCGCTACTGGGCGAAGGAAACGGCGGCAGCGCCCAGATTGTGCGCAACATCCGTCTGCCCCGGGTGCTCACCGGCGCGGCGGTGGGAATGAATCTGGCTTTGGCGGGGACGCTGTTGCAAGGCGTGCTGCGCAACAGCTTGGCGGACCCTCACATCATCGGTGTCTCCGCTGGCGCGGGTTTGACAGGCATCTTGATTTTAGTGATGTTTCCCCAGGCAGAGGCGCTTTTGACGCCTGCGGCCTTTGTGGGCGCTATCGGCGCCGCAGCGCTGGTCTATGCGCTGGCCTGGAACGGCGGTCTGCGTCCAGGGCGGGTGATTTTGGCCGGTGTGGCCGTAGCGGCTCTTTTCGGAGCGGGTATTACTTCACTTTTGATTTTTTACAGTGATCGGGTTCATGGAGCGTTGGCCTGGATGGCCGGAGGCTTAGCGGCGCGTACGTGGCCGCATGTGTACATGGTCTGGCCATATGCACTGGTTGGCGGTTTGGTAGCCATGGCCATGGCGGGAAGGCTGAACTTGCTGCAGCTGGGCGACGATGTAGCGCGCAGCCTTGGGTTGGCGGTGGAAAAAACGCGGCTGCTGCTGATTGCCCTTGCGGCGCTCTTGGCGGCCAGCG
This genomic window from uncultured Anaeromusa sp. contains:
- a CDS encoding ABC transporter substrate-binding protein; the protein is MKVRSFVLASLFLALLVFIAGCGSSPTAPAAVKESDFSFQDDTGRTLELAKKPVRIVVLTPSLLEPLYAVGGQAVGRSASRLGDIPDAAKALPEVGFAYQINSEAVLALSPDLVLGFQGMHENLILLFQNAGVPVALLRLKGYEDLLRNIRLLGKLSGEEAKAQAEVARLETAKEALQKKLPQAAKRVVILHATAKQVTVELPNSLTGDMANLLQVQNVAAGSQGLAADATAVPYSLETLVQQDPDMILITSMGSTKDIEKRMRDDVMASPAWSSLRAVQNGQLFFLPPEWFQVHPGLKYDAALLRLAQTIYPEVYGHAP
- a CDS encoding iron ABC transporter permease yields the protein MRPDAAARRAWRWPILAFFALLAVGACLLGTVKGAAGLSLPEVWQALLGEGNGGSAQIVRNIRLPRVLTGAAVGMNLALAGTLLQGVLRNSLADPHIIGVSAGAGLTGILILVMFPQAEALLTPAAFVGAIGAAALVYALAWNGGLRPGRVILAGVAVAALFGAGITSLLIFYSDRVHGALAWMAGGLAARTWPHVYMVWPYALVGGLVAMAMAGRLNLLQLGDDVARSLGLAVEKTRLLLIALAALLAASAVSVAGLLGFVGLIVPHAARLLIGSDHRFLLPAAGLLGAATVTFCDTVARTAFAPLELPVGVLMAALGAPFFLYLLRKEL